The nucleotide sequence CAAAACGAGCTCGATAACTCATCAACCAAAATGATAGTCAGATTGATAGATAActaatcaacaactattttgataattaattggtcatttttaaagcaaaaactttggttccagcttctcaaatatgtcaatttgctgtttttatttgtcatatatgacaatgAAGTGAATATCTGAAGGTTTCTGATGATTagtgagacaaaacaagcaaactgaagacattgTCGACTGATCGATAAATGGAAAAAGTATcagacagattaattgattatgaaaataatcgtttAAATTGAATCTCAGCCAACTAAAGAGTGAATTTCAACTTTTAATTccattaattttaaaaaggctttGGTCCATATTTTGCCACGAACAAGCGAGATAACTTTAAAAGTTCTCGACTGAACGACGACATGACGGAGCGACTTCTTCATCTGGATCAGAATAAAACGGCGGTTACACAATCCGCCGTTCTTTTAATAGGCTTTTGGGGCCAAAAATTCATTGCAGTAATGTGTTAATCTGTGCAGCGGAGGTGAGACTGGTGTGTCAGCCTGTTAACAGTCTGTCTGatgttactgtgttttcagaCTGATATGATTAGACTGACAGTAGCatgacacacgcacacacacacacacacacacacagtaacgcGTCTCCTCTCACTTACATACGTCAAAACGCGTCCCGGAGCTGTCGAGAGGACGACACGTCATCTGCGTTCATCGACTTCTGAGACTCTTGACGACTTCCACGAGTCTGAAGGTCGACGCTTCACGGCACTCAGAGCAGATTGCAGTAGTCATCATCAGTAAAGTCTTTATTACAGTCGAGCGGCTCGAAACGCGTCCTCACAGAGCTGcgacgattagtcgattaactgattagtcgattgaaagaaaattcatctgcagctgttttgataatcaaagattttttaagcaaatatgagAAAGttgctgctttcagcttctcagatgtgacgatttagtgtttttttttgtcatacatgataataaactttgTATTTGGGTAATTGTTCAGACTATACCTGcgacgattagtcgattaatcgattagttaccaacttttaaattaatcaaCCAACTATTTTCACAAtctatttatcattttcattcatttttttcaaaataaaagtcaaaattctctgattccagcttctcaaatgtgaatattttgtggtttctttagtccacaatgacagtaaactgaaaatctttgagttttggactgttggtcgagacaaaataagacatttgaggacgtctcCTCggactttaggaaacagtgagcgacatttttcaccattttcggacattttatggaccaaaaaactaatcgattaaatcaataaaacagtcaacagattgataatgaaaataatgtttagttGCAGATGTAACTGTTGACTCTGGGAAGTTATAACGAGCATTCACACTATTTTCTCACACTTTATATTCAaaaccattaattgattagttgagaaaataatcagcagatgcaTTGATAATGAAAAGCTGCAGCCCAGACGTCAGCGCCTGCATAAATAAAGAAGGCTGTGATGTTTAATCCAATAAACATTAGAAGAAAAGATGCTTGGAGTTTAAGTTTCATGAGCTGAGTTTCTTTTGCATATGAACTCAAATCTGCACTGACAGCTCACCAGGTTCATGCTGCGGGCCTTTAGAGGATGTCCTCTCCACTGTGTCCATCCCTGAGTGCAGCCGGTTGGCTCGGGACCCGTCGAGggtgggagggggaggggggaggaggaggaggagcagagataACACACTTAAAATAGATGTGTTAGATGGCATTGCCTGGTATCACCTGGCTGCCTTGACATTGGGAACGGTAGcgtaagcaaaaaaaaaacatggggaAGGCGTAGATAAATAGGTAAATGATTGTAACAACCGTACACGGATCAAATTTCAAGGTCTAGATTCTGCTCACACAGCAGTCGatacctcccccccccccctttttgcCAGATAGAGAAACTTCAACTGCAGCTATGTGGCCATTAGCAGCAGAGCCCTTGGCTGCATCAGAAGATAAGCCTAGTGGTAGccttgtctttctctcagaGGGTAACACTGATAACTTCATGCCAGTTAAgtttcctcccctctctctctgctccacattATTCCTGCTGCAAACACTCAGTAGAGTCTGAAGCCACTCGCAGCTACTCGCCTTtgtacagctttaaaaaaaactaaaaaaaaacgtCTGTGGGTTCGGAAAGTCCTGGGCTAGATAATCCATCACGATAAACATGACACCTTAATTTGGTTTTGTCAAAGTTTCGAGCTGATGGTTTTCATACCGGTGCGCTCATAACCTCAGGCTCTGTTTCCTGTCAGTCGCTGCAGAGGAAACATCCGACAGCAAATAATCGTTCAGAAGATGTTGCTTTACTAATATTATAgtcaaaaatatgtaattacaGGCagattacactgtaaaatgattGCACAGAGATCTACAAGACACCAGTGAtggaaaataactaagtacatttactgcaCTTAAggacaattttgaggtactttacacttccactccactacatttcagagggaaatattgtactttctactccactacatttatctgacagctttagttacttttcagatgaagatttgacacaatggataatataacaagcttttaaaatacaacacattgttaaagatgaaaccagtggtttccaacctttttggcttttggtgTCTtgcaaaaagcagtgtgtagtcggggtcacatttcagacgtctatgagttgttaacagctccaccaaatagtgatttttccctctaaacttctcacatgatccaatatttcagcaaaaatcaaagattagagaaaaaatcccaaaaactgaaacagattCAGAACTTCCTCTCCCGTTAATCATCACACGACCACCCTTTagaggggcccaacccctaggttggaaACCGCTGGATAATATCTCaatcagagggaccaaaccgCTACTtctactgcaatactttaactacattttgctgctaatacttgtAACGGAgtgtttttatatcactgtatcGGTACTTTTACGTCTTCCACTCCTGCGTGAGCGTTAAAAGCCTCGACAGGAGCAACACATGAGCTTCATCTTTAattacagctgttaaagcctCCTCTAATAACCcgttctgtctctctctctctctctctctctctctctctctctatctacaGGCATCCCTTTGGTTTGCTTCCTGGTGCTGCTGCCTCTCAACATCCCCTGGTCTCAGATCAGCGTCACGTGGTTGGGCGTGGTGCACTTCCTGGCCTGCCTGTCGCCCCAGCTGGGCTCCGTGCTTTATCACCTCTTCATGAACCACGAGGGAGGGGAGCCCGTCTACCACACCCTCCTCAAACTCGACGTGTGTGGGATCTGCATGATCAACACGCTGGGTAGGTCTTCACTGTCGGATCGTTTTAGGTCGGACGTCGTTGTTTTACTGCCGCTCTGTTTACTTTGAGGGAGGAAGTTTTTCTCTATTGATTGTTAATTATTTACCACGGAGGTGCTTCGCTTGGAGGTGTACCAGTATTGATTTGTCAGAACAAATTTGACTACGGAGTACTTTGTGAAGTCAATTGACCAATACAAGACATGATCCAAGTTCTGAAATGATTATTGATCTTCCTATACTGCTTTATATTAGCCTATTATGACATAGAATGACAGGTGCATtatgttgcatttatttatgtaccacaaacaaacaaacaattcagaactttattgtaaaaattcagatttttagtctttttctcatcacttctaacacttttttttattttgtatttctgtagTCAAATGTTAATGTTGGTCAGTGAAGGCatcgtgtgtgtgcatgttagaaACACTGTGTATTTACTTTAATTAGTTTCACGTTTATGTGTGAAATAGATTATATCATATTAACCACCTCTAGCTCAGATTTAATATTATGTGGAATCTCATATATAAGTCTCAACATATTGATGGACTGAGAGCTCGAGGTGACAAACTTCCTGCTTTGTCTGAAAAACAGCcaaaaatccaaatattttcAGTTATAAATGATATAAACCTGATTAAATCcacaaatcttcacatttgaggggctggaatcagaaaatcgtgagcatttttgctttaaaaatgatttaaacgaTGGATTAATTAACTCGTTTCATCATTTCAACTGTAAATGAATctcataaaacagaaaaatgttcaGTCTAAGTTAAGGCTCCTCTGCTAAAGTGCTCCATCTGTGAaattaatacatattttcagCGTTTTCCTTCATGCTGAGTTAAGTTCTATATTTCACCAAAGTATCTGGAAAGCTTCATTTCTTAATGAGCTCTCACATGACGCGAGTTGAGCGCCGCATTTAACGGCCAGTCAGGTGATTCTTACACATTAGCAGATCTGAAAGCAGCTGAAACAGCAGCATCAGTCAAGGTTCAaacagtctgacctctgacctctgagcTCTGCAGCATGTGTCAGGCGTCGTCGCCGCTCCTCCTCTTTGTTgatgtctctgtgttttcttcatctCAGGGGCGCTGCCCATCGTCTACAGCACGCTACTGTGCTACCCGTTCATCCGCACCGTGGCCCTGTTAGTCTACATCCTGCTGTCCAGCCACGCCATCTACTGCGCCGTCACGGCACGGAGCAGCGTTCGCCGGCTGCGCTCCTTCGCCTGGCAGGCGCTGTTCCGCTTCTCCTTCTTCCTGCTGCGCTGGGTGGGCGTGGGCGGCGGCAGCCCCACGTCGCTACGCCACTTCCTCACCATGGACGCGCTGGCCGTGCTGGGCGGGGTCATCAACATCACACGCATCCCGGAGCGCTTTCGCCCGGGCCTCTTTGACTACTGGTGCAACAGCCACCAGATCATGCATGTACTGGTGGTGGGATCCATCCTCTACCTGCACTGGGGTGTACTGGACGACCTGCTGTGGATCAACAGCTACAACTGTCCCTCAGACTGAcccccccctcccgcccccccccccccaccagcATCCCCCgactccccccctcctcctcctccacttcccCTGCAAGGAGCACTGCTGGGACCTcatgggggaggggggggggtgtctgGAGAGGTaaggggaaggagggggggacTGATGCTGCGAGGTGAGACGACGTGTCGTCCGTGCATGTGATCACCTCACGCGCTCAAACTCAGAATGTTCATATCTTCGTCCATCTCGGTACTTTGTGCAAACGCAGGCAAACGTATGTCAAGTAACACGCACAAGCATTTTGACTCTCTCAGACATGGACgcacaggtgcacacacacacacacacacacagtcagacacacacagaaatattttaatttaatgactCAGTATAGGACACTATAAAGTCTTAAGTAAAGGCTCCAGTAAAAGGTTAAAGTTTTAAAGCCTTTGCTTAATAATAGAAGTTTAACTTGAGCAATTAGTCGATGTGGTTGGTTAAGACAGTCTGTGGCTAAATGATATCACACGCTCGAGTCTCTCTCAGATGTCACCGTTGCTACCTATGCAGCACGTCCATATCTCAGCTCACGCACATCACACTCGCACGTcacgccaccaccaccacactcAGACACCGTCACACCTATATTTTTATACCACATGTACATACTTCAAGTGCTGCACAAAAGCACTCGTAGAGTCGTCCAATAGAAACGAACTGACTTGAGTTTTACCGgactggttttgttttgttttctgtttccttgtttttttttttttgtgccactGCCTCTTTTCTTTTACATGTGAACTGTCCTCACTGTCACATGATGTCGAAGAGATaaagatgagtgtgtgtgtgtgtgtgtgtgtgtgtgtgtgtgtgtggtgagggagggggggagggtgAGGGAAAGGTGGGGGTTCATTCCTGAGCGCGCTAGCATGTTGGCAATGAGTTTACTTCCTGTTTGCGGCTTCGACCACACAGTGTTATCGGCTTAGTTTGCACCTGAACTCAGTGCCAATGAAATTCAGGCGTATTTAatcagaaaaaaggaaaagtgcaCACGTTTACAAAACTGTGCTGTTCGGTTATATTACGTTTGCCAaaaattttttttgcaatgttcTAATTGTTTATGATGAggtttttataacttttaaagTTAAGAGTGTTGTTTGCGGTTTAAACACTTTCCTGCACATTTGCTCCTCTGatgtgcattttaaaaaaatggaaaaaaaacttgtagATGACATAAAGTTATGCTTATCTATTATGTTTTACACTGACACGCCCTCACGTGTACTTTAGATCTTGATGTACGTGTGCGGCAGCAGGATGCACTGAGAGTTTAAGGTGTTGCCACTTGACGTTTGCTGAGTTTTACAGTGTCATGAATagttcaaatgtttttacactggAAGTAAATTCAGGCAAACTACAGATATAGATGATATAtgcactatatatatatatatattctatttattatgttttttttttagagttgtTATTATTTACTGATACAGATTTGTGTTTCTGCCTGAACAGTTGTTGCTGTGCAGGATCACCGGCTCCACAGAGGTCAAAGAAAAGCTTTTGTTTCATTCAAACCGTGCATTATCCTGAGGATTAGCTCCTCATTTTCTCCCTACAAactttcccccccccctcctcagtCGCACGTAGAAAGAGACCGGGGCCTCGATTCATTTCCACACATGTGGAAAACAGCCCTTTTCCTGAAGGTGTTATGTACGTTAATCTTCCTCGATGCTTGAACGGTTCTACTGTATTCGGATGTTTACGTGTAACGACGCTGGACCCTGGATTTTTGCTCATAAGGGTCGTTATTGCCACATTATTGAATGCACTgctttatttgttattatttaatgAAGCTGGCCCCAGGAATGAACCCCTCCGCCTCTCCCGCCATGTCAAAGttcatgattgttttttttttttttgagctccATTGTTTACCTCTGTGTGGTATTTCAGTTACTACTCTTGAGTAAAAGTTACTCTGTTCcttcaggggttttttttttttattatttattttttttgctcaagACTACTGGCTGAAGCATGACTCCTTCTTCCCTCGAGGCAGACTTTACTTTCTTAATGACATTGCACTCGTTCCCCATGCCAACAGTCACAGCCGCCCACCGACTAGCTGCCAATCCCGTCAACCCCCCACCACCAACCCCCCCTCCTCACCTCCCTCCACTCCCCGACTTCATCTTGCCAAATTAGCAGCGTTTGAGGTGTAGCACATCCTCTGCTTCCTGTGCTGACACTGACTCATACGTGAAGAAGGATTTCCCACAGTCTCTTATCACGTACACTCGCCTCAGACtgcctcccccctcccctcccctcacctCCTCACCCACCACCAACCCCCCCCTCTTGGTAAAGCGTCAGATATGCTGTATGTCTGCTAGTCTTGACACAGCGATTATTACCTACTATGACCGTGGTACAATGTAAAAGCTGAAACTAATGTATCCTTTTGGCCACtgaatgaaacagagaaaaaaaacacacacacgcataaaaaaaacaacaaaaaaaaacaaaaaaatatgcatgaaaGTAGCTGTGAACAGAAACTGATGTCTCATAGTGTTTAGCTAAACGTTTGTTCATTGTAAGCATTCACAGGCTGATGTCACTCGCTCCTGGAAATGGTTTGACTGATTGTGGTGAGTTTAGGGAGGGGGGACGGGGGGACGGTGGGGGGGGTTGTCGAGGGGCCGCCACTAAAGGAAGATGACATTCAGATCAGATCTGAGGCAATACATCACTATCAAATAAACTGCACTGTTCATTGTTCTTAAAAAGGGCTTTGAATCAAAGTAAATTATTAAGCATATTTAAAGTccatataaataatgtaaatacatgtatgtagattatatatacatacagttcAAACAATATAccctgattctttttttttttttaatttttttttaattttttggaaaaacatacacaataatGTTAAGGAACGAAAAACTAAGAGAGacataggatttttttttttaaaaaaggttcgCCATATATAAGCTGCCACTCTCTTCCACAGCCAAAGCGAGACACGCGAGAGGGAAGCAGACAAGGCTCGAGACGCGGTGCTTCAGATTAATATCAGACGTTTTGTTTGCTTAGCTGTGTCTCCATATGTATGTGAACAACacggagaaaaaaacaacaaaaaaaacaaacaaaaaaaaaaaacatactgaagtTGGTTTCAGTGCTAATGTAGAGTTGTTTGACCTTTTTGTgacccctcctctccccctcgCCCTCCTAACTTAAGAATGcttttgatcatttaaatgtaaCCACTTTTTAAGATAACGCGGGAAAGACATTTGCGACCAACGTGGGGGGGGAAATCTTGGCGGGCATGTGAATACCTCGTGACTACCACTGGTCTATCTATGCATATTCAGCCGGGaaaggatatatatatataaatatatatacacgcAACAGTGAGGTCGATTTGTGTttgtcacaaaaaaaaccaacaaaaaaacaacaaacaacagctcTCTGATCCACTGTAACGGAGGGATTTCGCTCCAAACATCCTGGGTCTCCCCACTTCTCAGGGTGCCATAACAGTAGCTGTAACATCCGGAGgcctgaccccccccccccccccctctctctctctctctctctctctgctgtctgaaacATGGCTGGCGTGATTTGTCCGCCTACCTCCGCCCGCTCTCTCTCATCTTTGTCCCGGTGTCTCACTGGTTAGACAGagcggagagagagaagggaggtggagataaaaaaaaaaaacaagaccatGTTACAGAAGTGGAACCtggccagaaaaaaaaaatggtctcttgtcctttttttttgtctgtatgttaaatgaagaaaaaaaaagactgatgtATGAAAAACATcactaacaaaacaaaattcagtttttttttaatataacacACAGGTGCCGGATAGCCTGTTAATGACCTGTTTATAATGGATTATCTGTCATAACTATTGTTATATACTGATTATTATGATTCCTGTTATTCTGTGGAAACTCATCCTAACCGATGACACTGGTCTATGTGTACAGATAACGAGACAAGCCCCCTTTTCCTTTAGGGAAATGAAGGGAGCTTTCTGGAGGGTCTGTCTGTTATCGTCTCCTCATATCTATCTATGTACAACCGTCgtcatggcattatttttaaaaaaaaaacacacacaaacgacAAAAGGAGTGAACGTGTGGCTCCCTCTAGTGGAGGTTCACGTGCACTGACGCAGGCATTACTGTAGCCATGCTGCAGCCAAATGAAACTAATTGACAGCGTGTTGCACTGTCAGCGCTGGTATGCAGTTATTCTCCAGggttgtttatttatatatatatatatatatatatatatatatatatatatatatatttccagGCCATGTATGAACACATGTGTGTatgagctctctctctcctgcagaaCCCATACAAGCTACTATGATTTACTTTCCTCTGTTGCACTGACCAGGGGGAGGGGGCAGGTGGGTTTTGCTGAttgcatcccccccccccctcaccctcccctgGGGTGTCCTCATAACCCGAGTCTGTGTGCTTGCAAATTAATGTGCAcgagcacagacacacagttttGTTCCTGTGCTgtagttcacacacacacacacacacacacacgtctgtcCAGCCCTGTGTAACAGACAGGCTCTCACACTCCTCAAGTCTCCAGCAACGATTGTGCAATAAACTGaagtctatatttttaaaaccGCTTATACGACGTCTCTTTCATCCGTGTTTCTTTTactgagatgtgtgtgtgtgtgtgtgtgtgtgtttgtgcttttatCTTTGTGAGGAACAATTTGAGTTTTAAATCTAGAAAGTGAGACTTTTTAGTTGGGTTAAGAGTTTGGTTTAGGGTCAGAGAATTAGGTTAAAGGTTGGACGAGGAGCTACAGGAAGCAGTGTGTCAATGTGGGTCCTTATGTGTGTAGAAGTACATATATGTACAGTTCCTCAAGGAGTAAATTAGGGTCAGAGTTTGTTATTGTCTGTAAAAACTCAAACTGCTAAAAGCAAAATTTGGACTTTCAGGAAAGATGAAAGTAAAAACCTCACAAACTTATGAATTAAAACTATTTATCAAACTTATTTTGACTTAAAAATGCTCTTAAATATAAGAAAGCTCCAGAAATTGGTTAAAGGAAACgttcaacatttttcaagtgtgtcttaaaacaatagtcaggagcctgaatgaacactgaaacaggttttgctggCTGTGATCAttcgtcctgttcatactggctgttagaAGCAAATCTGCTTACAATACAAGTGACAAATCTACAGGCCTCATTTTGAgccaaaatgtgtttaaaagttgatgtgaagcttttatgaggcttcagcagtctgagttagtcatatcaagtggatatctgcctttttatattcaaatactttttattaattttttcctaaacagaaaaacacacttaagGTTCCAGTTAGTTCACTTCCTAAGGTTCACATCATAACCTCGttacaaaaacaggaaacacaggcAGATCATTTTACTCTTCATCATTGTGTATGCAATCAAAATAATCTAAGAATGGTTGCCAGACTTTAAAAAGTTTCTGGACAGATTCCTGAATTTAATATTTAAGCTTTTCGATTTTCAAATGAGCCGTCACCTCTCCAACCCATCGTTTATGTGAAAGGGGAGTAACAGATTTCCACTTGAGCAGGATGTGGCGTCTAGCTAACAGTGACGTAAAAGCCATAGAGTCAGACTGAGACAGCTTCAGTCCACTCTGAACCGCTCCAAACATTCCCTTTATAGGGTCGGGTCGTATATCTTTGCCACACATATAGGAGGAAGTCTCAAAAACGTTAGACCAAAAGGAGCTCAAGGCTAAAACACATGTATGAGTGTGATGGAGTCTGTGTAAGACTTTAAACTATAGTAAGCCATGCTTAACACAGATAGAggtgaaatgtattttctcaatTGAATGTTGCTGATCATCATCAGGAATCTCCCCACCAAAGTCTCTTTCCGATAAATCTttcaaatgtgtaaatgtgtctttttagcatcagattcttcctctttgtgtttccctgttgagctgcggtggaagtatagtaacaaaaagagggactctggcactaaaaagactgtaacgttgaaagatatctacttaatttgactcacttggacgactgaagcttcatattagcttcagataaacttttaaatacatttttttctcccatcacttccattataagtgcatcatgaagggatcttctaatggtcagtatgaacaggaagaataattacagcaagaaaaacatgtttcaatgtttatttgggctcctgactgctgttttaagacacacttaacaaaaattgtgaacctgtcctttaagagcAGATACTAGATGACTGCAGTATAGAAACAGAGCCGATCACACCTGTTTACTGTCTTTTTGGACTAAATATCATCGGTCACTATGAATAACACATCAGCTGAAGCATCAAGAATAgattagttttagtttattatttgtatttgatatttgatagGATGT is from Thunnus maccoyii chromosome 18, fThuMac1.1, whole genome shotgun sequence and encodes:
- the paqr4a gene encoding progestin and adipoQ receptor family member 4a, with translation MVSHTVLVAIILLNVYIGVQSVFYLFGGVLLTVLFAMAFLNGPRLLDWASSPPHLQFNKYVLTGYRPISSVQDCIRSLFYLHNELGNIYTHGIPLVCFLVLLPLNIPWSQISVTWLGVVHFLACLSPQLGSVLYHLFMNHEGGEPVYHTLLKLDVCGICMINTLGALPIVYSTLLCYPFIRTVALLVYILLSSHAIYCAVTARSSVRRLRSFAWQALFRFSFFLLRWVGVGGGSPTSLRHFLTMDALAVLGGVINITRIPERFRPGLFDYWCNSHQIMHVLVVGSILYLHWGVLDDLLWINSYNCPSD